The following are from one region of the Periophthalmus magnuspinnatus isolate fPerMag1 chromosome 5, fPerMag1.2.pri, whole genome shotgun sequence genome:
- the snrpc gene encoding U1 small nuclear ribonucleoprotein C, which produces MPKFYCDYCDTYLTHDSPSVRKTHCSGRKHKENVKDYYQKWMEEQAQSLIDKTTAAFQQGKIPPSPFPGGPPPGGPPRPGMLPTPPMGGPPMMPMMGPPPHGMMPGGPGMRPPMGGPMQMMPGPPHMMRHPRPMMMPVRPGMMRPDR; this is translated from the exons ATGCCTAA GTTTTACTGTGACTACTGTGACACCTATCTAACGCATGACTCG CCGTCAGTAAGGAAAACTCACTGTAGTGGGCGAAAACACAAGGAAAATGTGAAAGATTATTACCAGAAGTGGATGGAGGAGCAAGCACAGAGTCTAATTGATAAAACGA CTGCTGCATTTCAACAAGGGAAGATTCCTCCCTCACCTTTTCCTGGTGGACCTCCACCGG GTGGCCCGCCTCGTCCTGGAATGTTGCCAACTCCACCAATGGGAGGTCCACCTATGATGCCTATGATGGGACCTCCTCCACATGGGATGATGCCTGGTGGACCTg GCATGAGGCCACCGATGGGAGGACCCATGCAGATGATGCCAGGGCCACCACACATGATGCGTCATCCCCGGCCCATGATGATGCCAGTGAGGCCTGGTATGATGCGGCCCGACAGATAA